The Litchfieldia alkalitelluris genome has a window encoding:
- a CDS encoding alpha-ketoacid dehydrogenase subunit beta — MPVISYIDAVTMAIREEMERDSKVFVLGEDVGRKGGVFKATNGLYSQFGEDRVIDTPLAESAIAGVGIGAAMYGMRPIAEMQFADFIMPAVNQIISEAAKIRYRSNNDFHCPITIRAPYGGGVHGALYHSQSVEAVFANQPGLKIVMPSTPYDVKGLLKAAIRDDDPVLFFEHKRAYRLIKGEVPDDDYVLPIGKADVKREGDDLTVITYGLCVHFALQAAERLAKDGISVHILDLRTVYPLDKEAIIEAASKTGKVLLITEDNKEGSIISEVSAIIAENCLFELDAPIKRLAGPDVPAMPYAPTMEKYFMVNPDKVEKAMRELAAF; from the coding sequence ATGCCTGTAATATCTTATATTGATGCTGTCACAATGGCGATAAGAGAAGAGATGGAAAGAGACTCGAAAGTTTTTGTTTTAGGAGAAGATGTGGGGAGAAAAGGTGGAGTATTTAAAGCAACAAATGGTTTGTACAGCCAATTTGGTGAAGATCGTGTTATTGATACTCCGCTAGCTGAATCTGCCATTGCTGGTGTGGGAATTGGTGCTGCAATGTATGGTATGCGACCGATTGCTGAAATGCAATTTGCTGACTTTATCATGCCTGCAGTTAATCAGATTATTTCGGAAGCAGCGAAAATTCGTTATCGTTCTAATAATGATTTTCATTGTCCAATTACAATTCGTGCCCCTTACGGTGGTGGTGTACATGGTGCTTTATATCATTCGCAATCAGTTGAGGCTGTTTTTGCAAATCAACCTGGTTTAAAGATTGTTATGCCTTCAACTCCTTATGATGTAAAAGGATTACTAAAGGCTGCTATACGTGACGATGATCCGGTTCTTTTCTTTGAACATAAGCGCGCTTATCGACTTATTAAGGGTGAGGTTCCTGATGATGATTACGTGCTTCCAATTGGGAAAGCTGATGTCAAACGTGAAGGTGACGACTTAACCGTTATTACTTACGGACTATGTGTTCACTTTGCTTTGCAGGCGGCTGAACGTCTTGCGAAGGATGGGATCTCAGTTCATATTCTTGATTTACGCACAGTGTATCCACTTGATAAAGAGGCGATTATCGAGGCGGCTTCTAAGACCGGTAAGGTACTGTTAATTACAGAGGATAATAAAGAGGGAAGTATCATAAGTGAGGTTTCAGCAATTATTGCTGAAAACTGCTTGTTCGAATTAGATGCGCCGATCAAACGTTTAGCGGGTCCTGATGTACCTGCAATGCCATATGCACCAACAATGGAGAAATACTTTATGGTGAACCCTGATAAGGTTGAGAAAGCAATGAGAGAACTTGCAGCCTTTTAG